CCCGAATGCGCTCTCTGGCGGCCAGCAACAGCGCGTCGCGATCGCCCGCGCACTCGCCGTCGAACCGAAATTCGTCGTGCTCGACGAGCCGACGAGCGCACTGGACGTGAGTGTGCAGGCGAAAGTCATCTCGCTGCTTGACGAGCTGCAAGAGGAACTTGGGCTGACTTACCTCATGATCAGTCACGACCTGAGCCTTGTGAAGAATGTCGCTGACCGGATCGGCGTAATGTATCTCGGAAACTTCATGGAGGTCGCCGACAGCCATCGCCTCTTCGAATCCCCCCGAAACCCGTATACCGAGCAGTTGCTCTCCGCCATCCCGGTCGTCGAATCTCATGAGCAGGATCTTAAACCGGACGCGGTTGAGGTGAGCGGCGGGACGCCGGACCCGGCGAATCCACCGAGTGGCTGTCCGTTCAATCCACGCTGTCATCGTGCGTTCGACGCCTGCAACGCTGTGAACCCCGAACTCGTCGAGGTCGAACCCGGCCACCTGACGCGCTGCCTACACGACTCCGGCCCGAAACAGGACGACGTCGACGCTTATCTCGCCGGAGACCAGGCTGACAGGGAGGGAGTGGACGGCGACCGTGACTAACTTGCGCCGCTCGACGGTTACGGCGGCTGCCGGGCCGGCCATCAAGAGCGGAGCAACTGCGACCGAACAGAGACGCATCCGAACGACTAGCACCCACGACTCATGACACAACAGATCAACCGCATCGCCATCGACATCGGCGGCACGTTCACCGACCTCGCCGCCGTCGATGGCGGCACGCTCGAACTCGAAAAGACTTCAACTACACCGGCGAATTTCGCTGACGGCGTCCTGACCGCCGTCGAGAAGAGCGCCCTCGACCCAGCGTCTCTCGACCAGTTCGTCCACGGGACGACCGTCGTTATCAACGCGATCACCGAGCGAGCCGGTCAGGAAACGGCGCTGCTGACGACTACCGGCTTCCGCGACGTGCTCGACATCACGCGGGCGAACCGTCCGGACATGTTCAACTACCAGTACGAGAAGCCTGAGCCGTTCGTCCCCCGGCGACACCGCTGGGAAGTCGACGGACGCGTCGACCAAGCCGGGTCCATCCTCACACCGCTTGACGAAGATGGTGTCCGAGAGGCCGCTAGGGAGATGCGGGCGAAGGGACTCGACACGATTGCTGTTTGCTACGTCCATGGCTACGAGAATCCGGAGCACGAGCAGCGCACCCGCGAACTCATCGAGGAGGAGTACCCAGAGGCATATGTCACGCTCTCTCATGAGTTGACGAAGGAATACCGTGAGTACGAGCGGACGAACACAACGGTCCTCAACTCCTACGTCCGCCCAATCGCCGATGCGTACCTCGACAATCTCGAAACCCAACTTGACGACCGGGACCTTACCGGGAGTAAGTACGCGATGAAGTCGAATGCGGGCACGGCGAGTTTCGCGCAGGCGCGTCGCACGCCGGTGGAGATGGTGGAGAGTGGCCCCGTGGGAGGCGTCTACGGCGCTGCCCACGTTGGCGAGCAGATCGGCACGCCGGATGTCATCAGCTTCGACATGGGCGGCACCACCGCAAAAGCCTCGCTCGTCCAAGACGGGAACGTCACCATCGACACAGACTACTGGCTAGAATCGTCGCCCCGCGACGAGGGGTACCCGCTGAAAGTCCCAGTCGTCGACATCGTCGAGATTGGGACCGGCGGCGGGTCGATTGCGTGGACCGACCCCGGTGGCTCGATCAACGTCGGCCCGAAGAGCTCTGGCGCCGACCCCGGTCCGGCGTGCTACGGGCGCGGCGGTACGAAGCCGACCGTCACCGACGCGAACCTCTTGACCGGTCGCCTCAATTCCGACTACTTCCTCGGCGGCGAGATGGACCTCAACGTTGACGCGGCGCGGGACGCTGTCGAACCCCTTGCCGACAAGTTCGGCACGACCGTCGAGGAGGCCGCGCACGGCGTCCTCCGCGTCGTCAACTCCAGCATGTCGAACGCGCTGAAGCAGGTGAGCATCCGCCGTGGACACGACCCCCGCGACTTCGCGATGGTCGCGAGCGGAGGTGCCGGCCCGCTACACGCCGCGACTCTCGGTCGCGAACTCGGCGTCGACGAGACGATCATCCCGCGTGCCCCCGGTCAATTCTCCGCGTGGGGTATGTTGATGACCGACGTCCGGAAGGACTTCGCGCGAACGCACGTCACGTCCTTCGAGGTCAGCGCTATCGAGGAGGTCACGGCAGCGTTCGCCGACCTCGAAGAGGACGCGTACGCGGCCTACGAGCCCGAAGCGGAGGTCGACCGCGGAGATGTCGAACTCGAACGGACCGTCGACCTCCGGTACGCTGGCCAAGAACACACCGTCAACGTGCCACTCACCGGCGACGCAGTTACACCGGACGCGGTCTGCGGGACAATCAAGCGCTTCCACAAGCGCCATGACCAGACGTATGGCTTCCGACTCGACGACGACGTGGAAGTCGTGAACTTCCGACTCACCGCAAGCGTCCCGATGCCGAAACCCGAGGTTACGACTGTCGAGCGCAATGGGTGCCCAGAGGATGCTGTCAAAGAGACGCGGACGGTCGACTTCGGCACGGAAGGCGTCCACAACACGCGCGTCTACGAGCGCGACGCAATCCCCACGACGACGCCGGTTACCGGCCCCGCGGTCATCGAAGAGCCGGCCTGCACCACGCTCGTCCACCCGGACCAGGCCTTCGACGTCGACGAACTCGGCAACATCCACATCCAATAATGACAATGAAACCCCAACAGGAGTCCTCGACCGACCCGTTCACGCGCGAGGTAATCACGAACGCCTTGCAGAGCGCGGCTGAAGAAATGTTCCTCAACCTCGGCCGGACCGCGAAATCGAGCGTAATCTACGAGACGCTCGACTACGCGTGCGGGATTACGGACCCCGACGCGAACGTCGTCGCACAGGCGAACGGCGTCCCCGGCTTCCTCGGCACGCTGAAGTTCTGCGTCGAGGCCGCAACCGAGAAGTTCGGTGCGGACGGCTTCGAACCCGGTGATGTCGTCGTGACGAACGATTATCGCGGCGGCACACACCTGAACGACGTCGCGATGGTCGCGCCCGTCTTCACCGACGGTGACCTCGTCGGATTCACCGCATCGAAGGCGCATTGGACGGATATCGGTGGGAAGTCTCCAGGTTCGTGGTCGACGGACGCGACGAGCATCTTCCAGGAAGGTATCCAGTATCCCGTCGTCAAGCTCTACGATGGCGGCGAACTGAACGAGGACGTCCGCGACATCGTCGTCGCGAACACGCGGATGCCTGAGATTACAAGCGGCGACATGCAAGCGCAGAAATCCTCCATGGACGTCGGTGCCGACCGCGTCGTCGACGTGTACGACCGCTACGGCGTCGACACCGTCAAACAGGCGGTAGAGGAGTACTTTGACGCCGGCGAACGCCTCGTTCGCGAAGAGATACGTGACCTCCCGAACGGCACGTACGAGGCGTCCGACACGCTCGACAACGATGGCATCACCGACGACCCCGTCCACGTTGAGGTTACCGTCACGATTACCGACGACGCGATCGCACTCGACTACACGGGGAGCGACCCGGAAACGCAGGGACCGATCAACGCCCCGTACGCCGCATCTGTCTCCGATATCCGGTCGTTCTTCCAGGCAATCACGCTTCCGGACGCGGAGACGAACGAGGGGTTCTTCCGCCCGCTCGACATCACAATCCCGGAAGGCACCGTCCTAAACGCGACCAAGCCGGCCGCAATCGGTACCGACTGGGAGGGTTCCGCGATGGCGTCCGATCTCCCGTGGAAGGCGCTCGCCCCCCACCTCCCCGACCGGCTGTCCGCCGGGCACTTCTTCAGCGTCTGTGCAACCATCGTTGGCGGGCACGACGAGCGCCGCGACGAGGACTTCCTCGTCGTTGAACCCCAACCCGGCGGCTGGGGCGGTAGTCCCGGCCGCGATGGTGCAGATGTACTTGTCTGCGCCGGCGACGGCGACACGCTCGAAATGCCCGTCGAAGTCATGGAAACTCGCTTCCCCCTCCTCTTCGACGAGTTTGCACTCGATACCCCACAGGAGTCCGGGCACGGCGAGTTCCGTGGCGGCACCGGGCTCGTCCAAGGCTACCAACTGTACAACGAGTCCGGCGGCTTTATCACCGCCGAGTTCGGGCGCTCTGAGTTCCCGCCGTGGGGCGTCGAAGGCGGTCACGAGGGCGACGGGAATTACATCGTGGTTGAGCGGACCGACGGGTCGACTGAACGCCGCAGCAATCTCTCGAACTACGACCTCGATAACGGAGATATTGCGCGCCTCGTCACAAGTTCCGGCGGCGGCTGGGGTGACCCGACAGAGCGCGACCCCGAGAGCGTCCGCGTCGACTACCTTGACGACTACATCACGCGAGAGACCGCCCAGAACGTCTACGGTGTTATCCTTGACGAAAACGGAACGATAGACCACGACGCGACCGCGGCCGAACGGGGTGAGGCGCAGTGAGCGACGTCAAACTCACGGAGTTAGCGGACGTCTGGGCGAAGAGCACGGATGCGCCGCTCACACTCCACGAGATCGACGATCCGGTCTCACAGACGGGTTCGTACGTCATTCGTCCCGGAGAGCGCGTCCCCGAAGAGGGATGGACATCCCACGAGGGCGATGAGATCTCGATCATTCTCGACGGAGAAGTAGAACTCGTCACGCCCGACGGCGAGTACAGTGTCAGTTCTGGAATGGTCTCTGTCATTCCAGCCGGCGTGAAACACTACAGCGTGAACGACACTGACAAGCCGGTGCGGCTCGTCTACACCGCAGTCGGTGGCCTCTGAGGCCGCCACGTCACGCTAGTTCGTGATCGGTTTGTGCCAGGCCTTGTGCGTTTTCGTCACCGGCATCGCCTCGTACTTCGCCACAAGGTCGTGGCACTGCAACTGCGTGCGAAGATAGCTCTGGATGTCCCCGAGCGTCGCGTGCCAGACGCGCAACAGCAGGTCGTATGTCCCCATGTACTCCTCGATCTCGTAGATAAATTCGTCGCCCTTCACCGTCTCGAGGAACTCGTCGAGCTCGTCGACCGTCGCCTCTGAGCTGAGTTTCACGAACACGTCAGCGTACGCGAAATCGGCCTCCTGCAAAACAAGGACGCCAAGCACGTCAATGATCCCTTCCTCTTCGAGCTTCTTCCGACGGCGGTGCGCCGCCGTCCGCGACAGTCCGACGCGCTCTCCGAGTTCTGTATCCGACATTCGCCCGTCCTCGTTGAGAGCCTTGTATATCCGGTAATCCGTCTCGTCGAGATGCTCCTTCAGGAGCGACTGAATGGTGTCATTCTCCAACCACTCGGTCGCGGCCGATCGCTCGTTAGTCATTTACCCGGTTTTCGGAACCTATCGTGGTGTAGTTATCGATGCTGTCGAATCCCATGTCCGCTACCCGGCGCGCTTGTGTCCGAATTTGCTCCCATCATCTGAGGAAGGTCATATGGATCGGCAGACAACGGGTGCAGACTGAGCTCGGATAGTTGCTCGGCAACTGTCCGAGTTGGGGGCGGCAAATTGGATCGTCTCTGAAGCGGGCTGGTCGAACGAGCCAACCAAGCGCGTCTTCGAACGGCTCAGCGGCGACGGTATCTTCTACCGCGTCGACAGCGGTACTCACACTACGTACTATCTCGATTACCGCCTAAGTGATGTGGGAGGTGATGTACCTCCCGGACGACAGAATACTGTTGGAGAACATATTGAGCGTCTCGCCGACATGAACTCGCAGATTCGGGGTTAGGAGGTCGAATCTGAGGTCAATTCTCCGTACCCGCTTCGTGGGACGCTCACCGAGAAGTCTCTCGACGCTGACGAAGAGGACCACCACTGTAAGACCATCTTATTAGACACTCACCAATTGTGAGCTAATCGGAAAGAAATATGCTTCTCCCATACTATCGCAGCGGTCTCAAGCAGTCCAGCGACGAAAGGGCGATCGAGACACGAATCGTCCACTCCCTTTCGATGAGAATGTGAACACCGATTTCTACTGATCCCACAATTCCCTTACGCTCATTTCGAATCCTGATACCCCACTCACATTTACTTCTCTTCCGTCTCGGTAGCAAACATGTACCGACATTCAGTCGGTTCCCCATACCCGCACGTATGATTACACGGTTAATCACCATCGAAGAGATCGATGGCCTGTACTTGGTGTGGAACGACCACATCAACGCGTCCGCCCTCTATCGCCGTGCCCTCCGTGAAGAGATGGATGTTCACGGTGTCGACCCGAATGAACTCCGTGAGCTCCTCGAACGGGCCCGCCACTAGGGTTACACACTCGAAGAGATCGCCGAAAACACCAATCAGTTTGCTGATCTCCAGTCGCTCGTGGAAAATCGGCAGGACCATCCACCGACTGGAGATGCCACTGACGAGTGATCCGTGTGTCACAGGATCAGATCCTCTCCGATTCTGAGCGTCGTCCCAAGAACCAGTCACCGCTGATCGGCACGATCCCTCGGCAGGCAGCCCTTACTGTCGTCCTCCTGAGCCTCTTCGCCGTTCAGCCAGTTACCGCCCAGAGCAACGCCGTCTGTAGCGCGGACAACCTCCCGAGCATGATTGGGGGATTCTTCCGGCTCACCACCGCGCTGGGCATCGTCGGTCTCGCCATCGTCTGGCAGGCTGATCTCCTCATCGAGATGTTCACCCTCAATCCGGAGCAGAAGAAGGGCCTCAGACGACACAAGCGCTCTGCGATGAAGTCTGCGGTCGTCCTCGTCGTCCTCGGCCCGCTGTACACGGTCGCCGGAGCGATAATGGGGCTTCCATTGGCAGAGTTCGTCAACCTCGTCCCCTGGTAATCCAACCCAGATCTCCACTCGTGACCTCCTTGGATCGACGCGCGCTCTGCGTACTCGCGGTCGTCATGATCGTGGAGTCAAATGCGGAGACGATCGCTGGTATCTTTTCGCCAGGCGATATCGAATACGCAGTTGAACATATTCATGAAGGACATTTCGGTCAGGTGCTAGAATCACACCATGTGAAGACATTCCAGCTGCTGCGGCTCATTGCAGCGAATCATCCATTCGTCGATGGCAACAAGCGAACGGCGCTCATGTCGACCCGAATTTTCTACGCGTTGAATGGCTGCCGTTTTGACTACGATCGG
This genomic stretch from Haloferax volcanii DS2 harbors:
- a CDS encoding ABC transporter ATP-binding protein, encoding MRSERATAGVASQSDERDNPLLSVRDLEKYYPVSGGLFSRSTSHVKAVDGVSFDVYPGETFAIVGESGCGKTTLGKTIARLYESTGGSISFDSREITDLDGRALRALRRDIQVVYQDPSSSLNPRRRIGDIVKEPLVVHDVGTSTDRDERVADLLERVDLPVDFRHRYPNALSGGQQQRVAIARALAVEPKFVVLDEPTSALDVSVQAKVISLLDELQEELGLTYLMISHDLSLVKNVADRIGVMYLGNFMEVADSHRLFESPRNPYTEQLLSAIPVVESHEQDLKPDAVEVSGGTPDPANPPSGCPFNPRCHRAFDACNAVNPELVEVEPGHLTRCLHDSGPKQDDVDAYLAGDQADREGVDGDRD
- a CDS encoding type II toxin-antitoxin system death-on-curing family toxin, whose translation is MIVESNAETIAGIFSPGDIEYAVEHIHEGHFGQVLESHHVKTFQLLRLIAANHPFVDGNKRTALMSTRIFYALNGCRFDYDREIKEILKALATDESSVEADDVITYLRAHTEPLAPEYEATINLWLARIEGTDQLPTEHDTVEQDTYEPNDYDDDAHSGE
- a CDS encoding hydantoinase/oxoprolinase family protein, which translates into the protein MTQQINRIAIDIGGTFTDLAAVDGGTLELEKTSTTPANFADGVLTAVEKSALDPASLDQFVHGTTVVINAITERAGQETALLTTTGFRDVLDITRANRPDMFNYQYEKPEPFVPRRHRWEVDGRVDQAGSILTPLDEDGVREAAREMRAKGLDTIAVCYVHGYENPEHEQRTRELIEEEYPEAYVTLSHELTKEYREYERTNTTVLNSYVRPIADAYLDNLETQLDDRDLTGSKYAMKSNAGTASFAQARRTPVEMVESGPVGGVYGAAHVGEQIGTPDVISFDMGGTTAKASLVQDGNVTIDTDYWLESSPRDEGYPLKVPVVDIVEIGTGGGSIAWTDPGGSINVGPKSSGADPGPACYGRGGTKPTVTDANLLTGRLNSDYFLGGEMDLNVDAARDAVEPLADKFGTTVEEAAHGVLRVVNSSMSNALKQVSIRRGHDPRDFAMVASGGAGPLHAATLGRELGVDETIIPRAPGQFSAWGMLMTDVRKDFARTHVTSFEVSAIEEVTAAFADLEEDAYAAYEPEAEVDRGDVELERTVDLRYAGQEHTVNVPLTGDAVTPDAVCGTIKRFHKRHDQTYGFRLDDDVEVVNFRLTASVPMPKPEVTTVERNGCPEDAVKETRTVDFGTEGVHNTRVYERDAIPTTTPVTGPAVIEEPACTTLVHPDQAFDVDELGNIHIQ
- a CDS encoding Lrp/AsnC family transcriptional regulator, with the translated sequence MTNERSAATEWLENDTIQSLLKEHLDETDYRIYKALNEDGRMSDTELGERVGLSRTAAHRRRKKLEEEGIIDVLGVLVLQEADFAYADVFVKLSSEATVDELDEFLETVKGDEFIYEIEEYMGTYDLLLRVWHATLGDIQSYLRTQLQCHDLVAKYEAMPVTKTHKAWHKPITN
- a CDS encoding cupin domain-containing protein, whose protein sequence is MSDVKLTELADVWAKSTDAPLTLHEIDDPVSQTGSYVIRPGERVPEEGWTSHEGDEISIILDGEVELVTPDGEYSVSSGMVSVIPAGVKHYSVNDTDKPVRLVYTAVGGL
- a CDS encoding hydantoinase B/oxoprolinase family protein, translated to MTMKPQQESSTDPFTREVITNALQSAAEEMFLNLGRTAKSSVIYETLDYACGITDPDANVVAQANGVPGFLGTLKFCVEAATEKFGADGFEPGDVVVTNDYRGGTHLNDVAMVAPVFTDGDLVGFTASKAHWTDIGGKSPGSWSTDATSIFQEGIQYPVVKLYDGGELNEDVRDIVVANTRMPEITSGDMQAQKSSMDVGADRVVDVYDRYGVDTVKQAVEEYFDAGERLVREEIRDLPNGTYEASDTLDNDGITDDPVHVEVTVTITDDAIALDYTGSDPETQGPINAPYAASVSDIRSFFQAITLPDAETNEGFFRPLDITIPEGTVLNATKPAAIGTDWEGSAMASDLPWKALAPHLPDRLSAGHFFSVCATIVGGHDERRDEDFLVVEPQPGGWGGSPGRDGADVLVCAGDGDTLEMPVEVMETRFPLLFDEFALDTPQESGHGEFRGGTGLVQGYQLYNESGGFITAEFGRSEFPPWGVEGGHEGDGNYIVVERTDGSTERRSNLSNYDLDNGDIARLVTSSGGGWGDPTERDPESVRVDYLDDYITRETAQNVYGVILDENGTIDHDATAAERGEAQ